The Erwinia billingiae Eb661 nucleotide sequence GGCTGGGAACGGTGCCTTCCGTTGCCGCGCTCGGACTGGGTGCCCTGACGCTGGCTATTGTCGCCGGGATAGTCGCGGGCAACACCCTTTACCCGCGCCTCGCCGTCAGCTGCGATCCGGGCGTCATCCTCGCGAAACAGCAGCTGCTGCGATTAGGCATTATCCTTTATGGCTTCCGCCTGACGTTCCAGCAAATCGCCGATGTCGGTGTTAGCGGCGTGCTGATCGATGTGCTTACGCTGAGTTCGACCTTCTTTCTCGCCTGCTGGCTGGGACGCCGGGTGTTTGAATTAGATCGCGATACGGTGTGGTTGATTGGGGCCGGCAGCAGCATCTGTGGCGCGGCGGCGATCCTGGCCACCGAACCGGTGATCAAAGCAGAAGCCTCTAAAGTGGCGGTGGCTATCGCGACCGTGGTGATTTTCGGTACGCTGGCGATCTTTATCTACCCGCTGCTCTATCCCCTCGCGGCATCGCTGTTCACCAGCATTACGCCAGCCAGCTGGGGCGTGTTTACCGGCTCAACCATGCATGAAGTCGCGCAGGTGGTGGCGGCCGGACATGCGGTCAGCCCGGAAACGGAAAATACCGCGGTGATCGCGAAAATGCTGCGAGTGATGATGCTGGCGCCCTTCCTGCTGTTACTGAGCGCCAGAATGCGTCGCTCCGCTCCCGGTGGGAACAGCACCCTAAGCCCGTTACGCTTCCCCTGGTTTGCGCTGGTGTTTATCGCCGTGGCGATGTTCAACTCGCTGCACCTGCTGCCTCAGCCGGTGGTAAACACCCTGAACCAGATTGATAATATTGTGCTGGCAACCGCCATGGCCGCACTGGGCCTGACCACCCGACTCAGCTCGCTGAAAAAGGCCGGACTGAAGCCGCTGCTGTTAGGGCTGGTGTTGTTTATCTGGCTGATGGTCGGCGGTGGCGCGATTAACCTGCTGATCCCGCATTTGTTGTCATAACTTCCCACCGTTTCCGGTTATCATTGCCCGCTCGCGTCCTTTGATGCAGCCCAATAACAGGAGAACGGCATGAAATATATCGGTGCCCACGTCAGCGCGGCTGGCGGTGTGGATCAAGCGGTGCTGCGCGCACATGAACTCGAAGCCACTGCCTTTGCGCTGTTTACCAAAAATCAGCGCCAGTGGCGGGCAGCCCCGCTGACTGATGAGGTTATTTCCGCCTTCCGTGCGGCCTGCGAGAAGTATAATTACACTTCCGCGCAGATCCTGCCGCACGACAGCTACCTGATTAACCTGGGTCACCCGGTGACCGAAGCGCTGGAGAAATCCCGCGACGCTTTCCTCGACGAACTGCAACGCTGCGAGCAGCTTGGCCTGTCGCTGCTGAACTTCCATCCCGGCAGCCACCTGCATCAGATCGAAGAGGATGACTGCCTGAAGCGCATCGCCGAGTCGATCAATATTGCGCTTGATAAAACTCAGGGCGTGACGGCGGTGATCGAAAATACCGCCGGCCAGGGCAGCAACCTCGGCTTCCGCTTTGAACATCTGGCTGCGATCATTGATGGCGTGGAAGACAAGTCCCGCGTCGGCGTCTGCATTGATACCTGCCACGCCTTTGCCGGTGGTTACGATCTGCGTACCGAAGAAGAGTGCATCAATACCTTCGCCGAATTTGAACGTATCGTCGGTTTCCAGTATCTGCGTGGCATGCACCTGAATGACGCGAAAAGCGCCTTCGCCAGCCGCGTTGACCGCCATCACAGCCTCGGTGAAGGCAACATCGGCAAAACGGTGTTTAGCTGGATGATGAAAGATGCGCGTTTTGACGGTATCCCGATGATTCTGGAAACCGTAAACCCGGATATCTGGAAGGATGAGATTGCCTGGCTGAAGTCAGAGCAGCGTTCCGCCGGGTAGAAAAGGTGGATGTCACGGAGAAGCCGATTCTCCGTGAGCCAGAAATAAAAAAGCGCGGTCGCCCGCGCTTTTTTATTGCCTGTGGTTGAGTAATCAGGCTTTCGCTAATTCTGCCTCAGGGCGTTTCAACACCGCGTAAGACAGGCCAGCAACTGCCGTACCGATAATAATGGCCATCAGGTAACCGATCACCGGGGTAATCGCCCCTGGGATCAACAGGACGAACAATCCACCGTGCGGCGCCATCAGTTTGGCACCCACCGCCATGGAGATTGCGCCGGTCAGCGCACCACCAATGATACAACATGGCAGAACGCGCATCGGGTCACGGGCCGCGAACGGGATAGCGCCTTCAGAGATAAAGCACAGTCCCAGAACCAGCGCAGCCTTGCCGCCTTCCTGCTGACCTTTGTTGAACTTACGACGGGCCACCAGCGTTGCCAGCCCCATCGCCAGCGGTGGCACCATACCGGCCGCCATGATGGCTGCCATGGGTGCGTAGGTCTGCGAACTCAGTAAGCCAACACCAAAGGCATACGCCACTTTGTTCACCGGACCGCCCATGTCGGTACACATCATGCCGCCGAGGATTGCGCCCAGCAGGATGGCGTTCGCCGTCCCCATGTTCGCCAGCCAGTGAGTCAGGCCTTCCATGATTTTCGCCACCGGCGTACCCACCACGTAGATCATCAGCAGACCGGTGATCAGGCTGGCAACCAGCGGGATAATCAGGATCGGTTTCAATGCTTCCATACTTTGCGGAAGTTTGAGTTTGCTACTGATAAATTTCGCGGCGTAACCGGCAATGAAACCGGCGATGATCCCGCCGAGGAAACCGGCGTTGATGCTGGTGGCCAACATACCGCCGATCAGACCCGGCGTCAGGCCCGGACGGTCAGCAATCGAGAAGGCGATAAACCCGGCCAGCACCGGCACCATCAGCGCGAAGGCGCTACCGCCACCGATCTGCATCAGTGCGGCGGCCAGCGTGCCCTGCTCTTTAAAGGCAGTGATACCAAAGGCGAAGGACAGGGCGATACTCAGACCACCCGCAACCACCATTGGCAGCATATAGGATACGCCGGTCAACAGGTGACGGTAGGCACCCGCGCCCTCTTTCTTATCGTCAGAGGAAGAAGACTGCGCGCCGCCTTTCGGTTGATACGGTTTCGCTTCCGCGACGGCCTTATCCAGTTCCTGCGCGGTTTTCTTCAGCGCCAGACCGGTTGAGGTGCGGTACATCGGCTTACCGGCAAACTTCGCCAGGTCCACTTCGATGTCTGCCGCCACAATCACCAGATCGGCTTCTGCCACTTCTTCCGGTGTGATGGCGTTGCCAGCACCGACCGAACCCCGGGTTTCCACCTTCACCCACCAGCCGCGTTTTTTCGCTTCGGTATCGATGGCTTCAGCAGCCATAAAGGTGTGCGCCACGCCGGTTGGGCAGGCAGTCACCGCAACAATACGTTTAGGTCCTTTGGTGGCGACCGCGCTGGCCGGCGTTGCCGCTACCGCTGGCGCATGCCAGGGTTTGGCGTCGGTCTGCGCTTTCGCCAGTACCGCTTCCGGCTGACGCAGCAGCTGTTCAATGTCGGCCAGATAGATGGCTTTGCCATCCAGCGAGGCGTCCGCAGGGATGTTTTTCCCGGCCACAATTACCTGGTCAGCGTCGGCCAGGTTGTCGGTCAGCGTCAGGCCTTTACTGGCCGCCGCAGCCGTGGTGATATTTTTTGCCAGATAGCCCGTTGCCAGCCCCAGCGAAGAATCTATTATCAGCAGCGTTTTCATTATGCTCTCCTGCTGTCAGTTAAATGGTTGTAGGTCGACACGCGCCATCATCGCGGCCAACTGGGTACGGTCTTTAACGCCCACGTTGCTCTGGCTGACGGCCATGGCCGCCACTGCCGTTGCCAGACGCAGCGTGTGCTCGCTGGATTCGCGCATTAACAGGCCGTAAATCAGCCCGCCAACCATCGAATCCCCGGCACCTACTGTGCTGACGACTTCACAAGCCGGTGGTTTGGCGATCCATTCGCCTGAAGCATTGACCCACAGCGCGCCTTCAGCGCCCAGTGAGATCACCACGTGGGCAATACCCTGCTCGCGCAAGGCATGCGCCGCTTCAATCACGTCCTGCAAATCTGGCAGTTTACGTCCGGCCCAGATTTCCAGTTCGCGGCGGTTCGGTTTCACCAGCCATGGCGCAGCCTTCAGTCCGGCTACCAGCGCTTCACGGCTGCTGTCAAAGATGATGCACGGGCAGTGAGTGCGCAGCGCAGTCATCCACTCGGTAAAGGCATCCGGATCCACGCCCGCCGGCAGACTGCCGCTGACGCAAACCATATCGAACTGGCCCAGCCAGGTCAGAGAGTCGGTAGTGAAACGCTCCCAGTCCTGCGGCGTGACTTCAAAACCGGAGAAGTTCAGGTCCGTCACGTCGCCATCTTTTTCCGTCAGCTTGACGTTGATGCGCGTGCGGCCTTCAACCACCTGGAACCGGTTAGCAATGCCCAGCTCGCTGAACAGGTGCTGGAAGCCATCCTGATTCTCTTTGCCGAGGAAGCCGCCGACGGTGACATCAATGCCGAGGTCCTTCAGCACCTTGGCGACGTTGATGCCTTTACCGGCAGCGTGCAGGCCGGTGGTTTTCACCAGGTTGACTTCGCCCCGCTCAACTTCCGGGGTGTAACCCACCAGATCATAAGCCGGGTTCAGGGTAATGGTTGCAACGCGTCTGCTCATGATGCGCCCTCGCCCAGACCCGCTGAGATCGCCTCACCGATGGCGGTCAGGCAGGCTTGTGCATCTTCGCCACTGGCGGTGAAGCGCAGGCGGTGGCCTTTCTTCACGCCCAGCGCAACCACTTTCATCAGGCTGCGTCCGTTAGCCGGTTTGCCGCTGCCGTCGAGATTGGTGACGGTAACATCACAATTGAACTGTTTGATGACGGTGACCAGCGCGGTACCCGGACGGGCATGCAGACCATGCTCGTTGCGAATAGTGAACTCTTCGGTCAGCACGTCGGCCTGCTCGGAGACGTCGCTGGTCAGCAAGGCCAGAATGCCCGCCGCATCCGCACTCAACAGGCGATCGGCTTTCTGCTGGATCAGCAGGTCGCTGAGGTAATTCAGCACGCTCATTGGTTTATCGTCCGCCACCGCTACGGTCAGCAGCAGCGCGGCTTTCTCGCCATCAACATCAAAGGCATTCGCCACGCGGCTCACCGCCACTGCGCTACCCAGGTTGCCTTCGGTGCTGTCGCTGAGCCAGATGCCCTGTCCCAGATTCAGCGGCTTGCCAGAAATGACGCTGCTGACAAAGCTGGCATCAACCGCGCCAGCCTGCTGCAGACGACCGGCGTTCAGCGCCTGTAACGTCATTAAGTCGCTGGCCGCCACGTCGGTCGCAATCAATGAGGTGTCGAATTTAAATTCGGTACCCTGCTTTTCGCCCATTAACAGGGCACGCAGCGTTTCCGCAGAGTCGGTGGTTTTCAGCTCTTCAGCCACGCTGTCGTCACTGAGAACGTGCGTCAGCTGGCGAAGAAGCGCCAGGTGTTCATCAGATTTGGCGGCAATACCAATCACCACATACGCGGTCTGATCGTCACCCCAGGCAATCCCCTGTGGGAACTGGAATACCTGCACACCCGTTTGCAGCACCAGATCACGCGTGTCGGTGGTGCCGTGTGGGATAGCGATTCCGTTACCGAGGTAAGTGGAGGTCTGCTGCTCGCGGGCAAGCATCCCGTTGATGTACCCTTCCGCCACATTACCGGCTGAAGTCAGTGCAGCGGCAACCTGGTGGATGGCCTCTTCTTTATTACCGGCGGTGGCACCGGGATGAATGGCGTTCAATGCTAGCTGGAACATAGTTCTCCTCTCTGCTGAATTTGAATCGTTTCAGCTAATTTGAGAAAAAAAGCGCTGTCTGTGGAGTAACAAGCTGAACAGGCAACGCTGAAACGTTTCAATGAGTTTGGTCCCGATCCTCAATGGGTTGCAAGTTTTACCGCTAACGGCGTAGCATATTTTTGATGCTACGCACACTTTGCTGACCTTTTCAGGAAAATCCAGGCGGTTGCCGTTGCGTTTGCTGACGGCTGCTGAAATCGCCGTTTGCCTTAAGGAACTGAATTCAAACGGGAGGGTCTGCCAGGGACGCGTTTGGTGCAGAAAATGCGATTTTTGTCTGTGCTTTATTGGAACAAATGAAACGGCTTTTTAATTGCCTGTGCTGGGCGTAGAATTCAGCCGTTTTCCTTAAGATGAACAGGGTTTTTCATGCAAAATCCGCCGGTAAGAGTCCGCATTCTGCCCGATTCTCAGTCACTTGCCTTCCTTGTTGTTGCCTTTATTACCGGCCTGGCGAGCGCGCTGCAAACCCCGACGCTCAGCCTGTTCCTGTCTGGTGAAGTCCACGTGCGGCCGTTTATGGTGGGGCTGTTTTTCACCGTCAACGCCATCGCCGGGATCTTCGTCAGCCAGCTAATAGCGCGCTACTCCGATCGTCAGGGCGACCGCAAAAGCCTGATCCTGATCTGCTGTCTGGTCGGTGCCTTCGCCTCGCTGTTATTCGCCTGGAACCGCAACTACTTTATCCTGCTGCTGATTGGCGTGGTGCTGTCCGCCTTCGGCAGCACGGCCACGCCTCAGATGTTCGCGCTGGCACGTGAGCACAGCGATAAATTGGGCCGCAGCAGCACCATGTTTACCTCGGTGATGCGCACCCAAATTTCGCTGGCCTGGGCGATTGGCCCTCCGCTGGCCTTTATGCTGGCGCTGGGTTACGGCTTTAAGAACATGTATTTGTGCGCCGCCCTGGCCTTTATCCTGTGCGCGGTGATTGTGCGGGTAAAGCTGCCTTCGATGCGCAAAACCCGGCCGATCACCGCCACACGGTTACAGGCTCCCCGGGAAAATCGCCGTGACAGTTTGCTGCTGTTCGCCGGGTGCACCTTAATGTGGGCGTGCAACGGGCTTTACCTGATTGCCATGCCGCTGTACGTGGTCGGCACGCTGCATCTGTCTGAGAAACTGGCGGGGATGCTGATGGGCCTGGCAGCAGGCCTGGAAATTCCCATTATGCTGCTGGCGGGTTATTACGCTAAACGTTTTGGTAAGCGCCTGATGATGCGCATTGCGGCCCTGTCTGGGCTGCTGTTCTATTGCACCACGCTGCTGTTTACCAGCGAGATCCCGCTGCTGTTAAGCCAGATGCTCAACGCCGCCTTTATCGGCATTATGGCCGGGATCGGCATGATCTACTTTCAGGATTTGATGCCCGGACAGGCTGGCGCGGCAACCACGCTGTTCAGCAACTCCACCCGTATGGGCTGGATTATTGGCGGATCGCTGGCGGGTATCGTGGCCGAAATATGGGGATATGCTGCGGTGTTCTGGTTTGCGGTAGCGATGATGGTGCTGGCCACCGGCTGCATCTGGCGGCTGAAAGAGGTGCAGTCCGCGCAACCTCAGCGGGATCCAGCAGAAGCGACGCGGCCTTAAGGTGCCGTCTGGCGCTCAAGGTCCAACAGATAGACCATCGCTTCCTGATGGCTGGTTTTACACATCTCCCGCGAGGGCTTTAATCCGGCGCAAACCGCTGGCCGTAACGGAGAGTTAAAAATCTTGCAGCGGGACTGTTCGTCCAGCTCAATGCAGCGGGTATTCGCCGGTTTGCCGTTCGGCATCCCCGGCAAAGGCGATGAAATTGAAGGCGCGGTACAACAGGCCCCACAGGCAGCACGGCACTCCATTTCATATTCCCCTCAGCAATAAAGCGCGACAATAGCAGGCGGCGGTCAGGAAGGCTATTCTTTAGTGAAAGCCTGTGATGGCGCAAAGATCCGCGCTTTTTCTCCTGCATAAATCAGCTATGCACTTGCCTGAATTCTCAAGCCGGAGTAATTTGACGCGAGAATTTTTCACGGCCCTGTTATCGAGATAAAACCCATGCCAAGAGCAAATGAAATTAAAAAAGGGATGGCGGTCAGCCACAACGGCAAACTGCTGTTAGTAAAAGATATTGATGTGCAGAGCCCAAGCGCCCGCGGTGCTTCTACCCTGTATAAAATGCGTTTTACCGATATCCGTACCGGGCTGAAGGTAGAAGAGCGTTTTAAGGGCGATGAGATCATCGACACCATCTCCTTGAGCCGCCGCCAGGTCACCTTCTCTTATATAGACGGTGATGAGTACGTGTTTATGGATGATGAAGACTACACCCCGTACCTGTTTAAGTCGGAGCAGATCGAAGAAGAACTGCTGTTCCTGCCAGAAGGCGGCATTCCGGGCATTCAGGTATTAACCATGGATGGCCAGATTCTGGCGCTGGAACTGCCACAGACGGTGGATATGGAAATCGTCGAAACCACGCCGGGGATTAAAGGGGCGTCTGCCAGTGCGCGGACCAAACCTGCGACCATGAGCACCGGGCTGGTGGTTCAGGTGCCAGAATACCTGAGCAATGGCGATAAAATTCGCATTCATATCGCTGAGCGTCGCTACATGAGCCGCGCAGACTAACGATGTTAACCGGCGATGCGCAGCGCATCGCCGTAATTGTTATATTATAACAAATCAATTATAGTTGACGGTGAGTTCGCCAAACTTATGTGCCGGATCCAACCAGCGAAAATCCGATCGTCCCACCCCTTTCGGCAACGCCTGATTTGCCATCAATGAAGAGGTCGTCAGTTGGTTTTTTCCCTGCCGGTAGCAGAGGCTTTGAACCTGACTCTTCCGGACAGACATATCACAGCCAGACTCCACAATTGCGCCCTGGAATGTAATCACTCCTGAGGCGGTTCTCCCCGACGTCTCCTGTGCCAGAACATGACTCGTCCATGAGGTCAAAAGCACCATCACCACAACCGATTTAATGCCGTTCATAGAAACCTCATACTGTTGTTCTACGCCTGTTGAGCGTAGCTGGGCGTTGAGATAAACAGATCGGCACTATTGGCGAAAACTTAAATTTTTTAGTCTTAAATGTCTGGAGTGAGAGATGACCCGCGTAAACCTGATCACCGGCTTTTTAGGCAGTGGCAAAACCACAACCCTGCTGCACCTGCTGGCCAATAAACCCGAAAATGAGCAGTGGGCCGTGCTGGTCAATGAGTTTGGTGAAGTCGGCATTGATGGTGCCCTGCTGGCAGACAGCGGTGCGATCCTGAAAGAGATCCCGGGCGGCTGCATGTGCTGCGTCAATGGATTACCGATGCAGGTCGGGTTGAATATGCTGCTGAGGCAGGCGAAGCCCGATCGCCTGCTGATTGAACCGACCGGTTTAGGCCATCCCAAACAGATCCTCGATATGCTGTCCGCCGAGGTTTACCGTCCGTGGCTGACGCTGGATGCCTCTTTATGTGTGCTGGATCCTCGCCAGCTTGCCGACCCACGCGTGGTGGAAAATGAAAATTTCCGCGACCAGCTGGCGGCCGCGGACATTATCGTCGCCAATAAAGAAGATCGCTGGCAGCAGGCAGATAAAGACGCGTTGGCGCAGTGGCAGGCAGCCGATGAACATCAGCGGCCCGTTGTTACCACCCACTTTGGCAAAATTGATCACGCTCTGCTGGCCGAACCGCGCATCAATCTGCGTCAGCTGCCAGCAGGTCAGCATCACGCCCATTCGCGTTCACAACCGCAGTCGGGCCTCGCGGCGCTGGCACTGACCTCGGGCGCGCGTTGGCGGCGGTCGTTGAATGCTGGCCAGGGTTATCATGCCTGCGGCTGGATATTCGACGCGGATACGGTGTTCGACACCATCGGGCTGCTGGAGTGGGTCCGGCTGGCGCCGGTTTCCCGCGTGAAAGGCGTTATGCGCATTGCGGAGGGATTAGTCAGTGTGAACCGTCAGGGAGACGACTTTCATATCGAAACCCGCGCGTCTTCCCCACCGGACAGTCGTATTGAGATGATCCATGAAGGAGAAGCCGACTGGAATGAACTACAATCTGCCTTGTTGAAACTTCGTTTAACTTTCACGGGTTAATCTGCCCGGTTATTATTTCTTAATAAATCCTTAACACAAATGACCACTAAACGTTTACTGATGATCCTGCTGCTGAACGCGCTGGGATTTGCGCTGTTTTTCTCATGGTATCTGCCTGAAAACCATGGCTTTTGGTTCCCGATAGATAAAGACCTTTTCTATTGGTTCAACACCCATCTGGTGACCAGCAAGCCGCTGCTTTGGCTGTTGGCTATCACTAACTTCCGCGCGTTTGATGGCGTGTCGTTGTTAGCAATGGGTGCGCTTTACCTGCATTTCTGGCGCCGTGAAACGCCCGTCGGCCGTCGCCGCCTGTTGGCGATCGGCATTGCGATGCTTATTTGTGCCGTGGTGCTGAATCAGCTGGGCCATTTAATTCCGGTTTCCCATCCCAGCCCGACCAAATTCTTCCCGGATGTGAATCACGTGTCGAAATTAACCGGCATTCCGGCGAAAGATGCCTCGGCAGATAGTTTCCCTGGCGATCACGGTATGATGCTGATGATATTTGCCTGCTTTATGCTGCGTTATTTCAGCCGCAGGGCATTTATGCTTGCCGTGGCGATTGTGCTGATCTTTGCCGCGCCACGGATCATGATTGGTGCGCACTGGTTTACCGA carries:
- the fruK gene encoding 1-phosphofructokinase; the encoded protein is MSRRVATITLNPAYDLVGYTPEVERGEVNLVKTTGLHAAGKGINVAKVLKDLGIDVTVGGFLGKENQDGFQHLFSELGIANRFQVVEGRTRINVKLTEKDGDVTDLNFSGFEVTPQDWERFTTDSLTWLGQFDMVCVSGSLPAGVDPDAFTEWMTALRTHCPCIIFDSSREALVAGLKAAPWLVKPNRRELEIWAGRKLPDLQDVIEAAHALREQGIAHVVISLGAEGALWVNASGEWIAKPPACEVVSTVGAGDSMVGGLIYGLLMRESSEHTLRLATAVAAMAVSQSNVGVKDRTQLAAMMARVDLQPFN
- a CDS encoding phosphatase PAP2 family protein, encoding MTTKRLLMILLLNALGFALFFSWYLPENHGFWFPIDKDLFYWFNTHLVTSKPLLWLLAITNFRAFDGVSLLAMGALYLHFWRRETPVGRRRLLAIGIAMLICAVVLNQLGHLIPVSHPSPTKFFPDVNHVSKLTGIPAKDASADSFPGDHGMMLMIFACFMLRYFSRRAFMLAVAIVLIFAAPRIMIGAHWFTDVVVGSLSIVLVGMSWCLMTPLSDFIVNALYRHLPGKYKPVQSSS
- a CDS encoding zinc/iron-chelating domain-containing protein, producing MECRAACGACCTAPSISSPLPGMPNGKPANTRCIELDEQSRCKIFNSPLRPAVCAGLKPSREMCKTSHQEAMVYLLDLERQTAP
- the nfo gene encoding deoxyribonuclease IV; translated protein: MKYIGAHVSAAGGVDQAVLRAHELEATAFALFTKNQRQWRAAPLTDEVISAFRAACEKYNYTSAQILPHDSYLINLGHPVTEALEKSRDAFLDELQRCEQLGLSLLNFHPGSHLHQIEEDDCLKRIAESINIALDKTQGVTAVIENTAGQGSNLGFRFEHLAAIIDGVEDKSRVGVCIDTCHAFAGGYDLRTEEECINTFAEFERIVGFQYLRGMHLNDAKSAFASRVDRHHSLGEGNIGKTVFSWMMKDARFDGIPMILETVNPDIWKDEIAWLKSEQRSAG
- the fruB gene encoding fused PTS fructose transporter subunit IIA/HPr protein — translated: MFQLALNAIHPGATAGNKEEAIHQVAAALTSAGNVAEGYINGMLAREQQTSTYLGNGIAIPHGTTDTRDLVLQTGVQVFQFPQGIAWGDDQTAYVVIGIAAKSDEHLALLRQLTHVLSDDSVAEELKTTDSAETLRALLMGEKQGTEFKFDTSLIATDVAASDLMTLQALNAGRLQQAGAVDASFVSSVISGKPLNLGQGIWLSDSTEGNLGSAVAVSRVANAFDVDGEKAALLLTVAVADDKPMSVLNYLSDLLIQQKADRLLSADAAGILALLTSDVSEQADVLTEEFTIRNEHGLHARPGTALVTVIKQFNCDVTVTNLDGSGKPANGRSLMKVVALGVKKGHRLRFTASGEDAQACLTAIGEAISAGLGEGAS
- the yeiP gene encoding elongation factor P-like protein YeiP, with the protein product MPRANEIKKGMAVSHNGKLLLVKDIDVQSPSARGASTLYKMRFTDIRTGLKVEERFKGDEIIDTISLSRRQVTFSYIDGDEYVFMDDEDYTPYLFKSEQIEEELLFLPEGGIPGIQVLTMDGQILALELPQTVDMEIVETTPGIKGASASARTKPATMSTGLVVQVPEYLSNGDKIRIHIAERRYMSRAD
- a CDS encoding sugar efflux transporter, giving the protein MQNPPVRVRILPDSQSLAFLVVAFITGLASALQTPTLSLFLSGEVHVRPFMVGLFFTVNAIAGIFVSQLIARYSDRQGDRKSLILICCLVGAFASLLFAWNRNYFILLLIGVVLSAFGSTATPQMFALAREHSDKLGRSSTMFTSVMRTQISLAWAIGPPLAFMLALGYGFKNMYLCAALAFILCAVIVRVKLPSMRKTRPITATRLQAPRENRRDSLLLFAGCTLMWACNGLYLIAMPLYVVGTLHLSEKLAGMLMGLAAGLEIPIMLLAGYYAKRFGKRLMMRIAALSGLLFYCTTLLFTSEIPLLLSQMLNAAFIGIMAGIGMIYFQDLMPGQAGAATTLFSNSTRMGWIIGGSLAGIVAEIWGYAAVFWFAVAMMVLATGCIWRLKEVQSAQPQRDPAEATRP
- the fruA gene encoding PTS fructose transporter subunit IIBC, which produces MKTLLIIDSSLGLATGYLAKNITTAAAASKGLTLTDNLADADQVIVAGKNIPADASLDGKAIYLADIEQLLRQPEAVLAKAQTDAKPWHAPAVAATPASAVATKGPKRIVAVTACPTGVAHTFMAAEAIDTEAKKRGWWVKVETRGSVGAGNAITPEEVAEADLVIVAADIEVDLAKFAGKPMYRTSTGLALKKTAQELDKAVAEAKPYQPKGGAQSSSSDDKKEGAGAYRHLLTGVSYMLPMVVAGGLSIALSFAFGITAFKEQGTLAAALMQIGGGSAFALMVPVLAGFIAFSIADRPGLTPGLIGGMLATSINAGFLGGIIAGFIAGYAAKFISSKLKLPQSMEALKPILIIPLVASLITGLLMIYVVGTPVAKIMEGLTHWLANMGTANAILLGAILGGMMCTDMGGPVNKVAYAFGVGLLSSQTYAPMAAIMAAGMVPPLAMGLATLVARRKFNKGQQEGGKAALVLGLCFISEGAIPFAARDPMRVLPCCIIGGALTGAISMAVGAKLMAPHGGLFVLLIPGAITPVIGYLMAIIIGTAVAGLSYAVLKRPEAELAKA
- a CDS encoding YeiH family putative sulfate export transporter, producing MTTLTLHHPKLQPGRYAAGLLLALMLATGATWLGTVPSVAALGLGALTLAIVAGIVAGNTLYPRLAVSCDPGVILAKQQLLRLGIILYGFRLTFQQIADVGVSGVLIDVLTLSSTFFLACWLGRRVFELDRDTVWLIGAGSSICGAAAILATEPVIKAEASKVAVAIATVVIFGTLAIFIYPLLYPLAASLFTSITPASWGVFTGSTMHEVAQVVAAGHAVSPETENTAVIAKMLRVMMLAPFLLLLSARMRRSAPGGNSTLSPLRFPWFALVFIAVAMFNSLHLLPQPVVNTLNQIDNIVLATAMAALGLTTRLSSLKKAGLKPLLLGLVLFIWLMVGGGAINLLIPHLLS
- a CDS encoding CobW family GTP-binding protein, with product MTRVNLITGFLGSGKTTTLLHLLANKPENEQWAVLVNEFGEVGIDGALLADSGAILKEIPGGCMCCVNGLPMQVGLNMLLRQAKPDRLLIEPTGLGHPKQILDMLSAEVYRPWLTLDASLCVLDPRQLADPRVVENENFRDQLAAADIIVANKEDRWQQADKDALAQWQAADEHQRPVVTTHFGKIDHALLAEPRINLRQLPAGQHHAHSRSQPQSGLAALALTSGARWRRSLNAGQGYHACGWIFDADTVFDTIGLLEWVRLAPVSRVKGVMRIAEGLVSVNRQGDDFHIETRASSPPDSRIEMIHEGEADWNELQSALLKLRLTFTG